CACTCAGAGCTGCAACATCAAAGGCGTTGTGTGGATAAACGGCGTCTTACCCACGCTGACGGGCTTCGAGACACTGAAATTACGTGGCATGTCTCTGTATCTTTCCAGTTATCCTGTTTCTGAAGACAGGGTATTATTCAAATGCACAACAGCTCTGATAAACAGTGATCTTGATGGGCCGACCCGACCCCGCTCAATTATTCAAGGAGCTCCGATGAATATTCCTGAAACCTACGATTACCTGATGCGTGCACGCCGCGACCTGTGGGCCAAGCTGGCGAGCGTCTCGGACGAGGTGCTTGCCCGCCCGCTGCTGGGTGGCGAGCGCTTCCACTGCATCAAAGACCTGGTCTTTCATATCGCTGGCACCGAGGACGGCTGGCTGCATTACACCATTTTGGAAGACGAGCCGGTGCAGCACACCTTAGCCAGCGTCCGAGATATTCCCGATGGCCCCTTCTGCGCCGATGTTCCGCTCGACACGTTGCTGGACTACTGGCGAGCGGTGGAACAGAGCACACTCGGCTATCTGGCTGGCCTGAAGGACGACGACCTGAAACGGCTGGTGTACGACTCACCAACCGAACGGTACATGCTCGACGGTCTGCTGTGGCACGTCTTGCTGCATGAAGTCCGGCATACGGCGCAGATTGTCATGCTGCTGCGAATGCAGGATATCAGTCCACCGGCCCTCGACCTCTTCTTTTATCTGCCGTCCTTTCCAGCAGCGCCTGAAGACAACCAGCACTCGGCAGGTACCTCCTCCTCAGAAGACAGCCCGACATAAAAAACGGACGCACCCCGAAAGGCACGTCCTGGAGGTGGTGGGCGGTGAGGGATTCGAACCCCCGACCCGTCGCGTGTAAAGCGAAAGCTCTACCGCTGAGCTAACCGCCCCACCCTGCGCTGCCGTTGCGGGCAGGCTGAGCAAGTTTAGACGCTTCCGGGCGGCAGGTCAACCGTTCAGGCATCGGCGTCTGGGGCGGGCACAAAACCCCCCAGGCGCTGATGCAGGTCGGCAGCCAGCGCCAGCAACCGAACGTCGCTCCAAGCAGGGCCACACAGCTGCACGCCCAGCGGCAGCCCGTCCACCAGTCCGACTGGCACGCTCACGCTCGGATAACCGGCTTTCGCGCCCACCGCCGCTCCCAGGTATTTCGGAAAGAGCACGGCGTCGAGGCTGGGTAAAGCGTCGCTGCCGGAAAACAGCGGGTCCAGCCCCTCATCACGGCTCCAGCGCAGGTCATGCTCACGCGCCGCCGTATAGCCGCGCTCCGACAGATCGCCACGTGTTCCCTGCGCGGCAAACAGCAGCGTCTGACCATATTTCTGAAGTCGGGCCGGGTCGGCGTCTCCGGCCTCGATCACCTCCGAGAGCGAACGGGGGCCGTGCTGCACGCCCGCCAGATACGCATTCAGATCGTGCTTGAACTCGTAGACCAGCACCTCGGAATGCCAGCCCTCCAGCGCCGAGACACTGGCGAGAGGCGCAGGGTCCACGACCTCGGCTCCAGCGTCTCGCAGCGTCTCCAGCACACTTTCCAGCCGTTCCCGCTCGCCCGGCGTCAGAAACTGCCAGTAATGCTCGCGGATCACCCCGATGCGTGCGCCCCGCAGCGCTCCTTCCGGCAGAGCCGAGAAGTCGAGCAAGGGTGCTCCCTCGGTGGCAGCGTCACGTCCGTCCGGCCCCTGAAGCACCTGCATCAGCGCGGCCACGTCAGCGGCGCTGCGGCCCATCGGCCCGGCGGTGTCCTGACTGTGGGAGATGGGCACGATGCCCGTTCTGGGCAGCAGGCCGAGCGTGGGCTTCAGTCCGACGACGCCGTTCTGGTGCGAGGGTGAGAGAATACTGCCGCTCGTTTCGGTGCCGATGGCGATAGGAGCCAGCCGCGCCGCCACGCCCGCACCGCTGCCGCTGGAACTGCCCCCGGTATCTGCGCCCGTTCGCCACGGGTTGATGGTCTGTCCACCCTGCGAGCTGTAGCCGTTCGGCATGCCCAGCGTCATGAAATTGGCCCACTCGGTCAGGTTGGCCTTCCCGATGACGACGGCTCCTGCCGCCCGCAACCGGGCCACCAGCGGCGCGTCCTGAGCAGGCTGATGCTCGCTCAGCAGGGCGCTTCCGGCAGTGGTGTGCAGCGGGGCAACGGTGTCGATGTTGTCTTTGACAAGCACGGGAAGGCCGT
Above is a genomic segment from Deinococcus ruber containing:
- a CDS encoding DinB family protein; its protein translation is MNIPETYDYLMRARRDLWAKLASVSDEVLARPLLGGERFHCIKDLVFHIAGTEDGWLHYTILEDEPVQHTLASVRDIPDGPFCADVPLDTLLDYWRAVEQSTLGYLAGLKDDDLKRLVYDSPTERYMLDGLLWHVLLHEVRHTAQIVMLLRMQDISPPALDLFFYLPSFPAAPEDNQHSAGTSSSEDSPT
- a CDS encoding amidase family protein, producing MAFPETDLLTLNVTDLLPLLRRGDLSAEEVVGAYLARIEQHNPRLRAVLEVNPAALEEACRLDALPESQRGPLHGLPVLVKDNIDTVAPLHTTAGSALLSEHQPAQDAPLVARLRAAGAVVIGKANLTEWANFMTLGMPNGYSSQGGQTINPWRTGADTGGSSSGSGAGVAARLAPIAIGTETSGSILSPSHQNGVVGLKPTLGLLPRTGIVPISHSQDTAGPMGRSAADVAALMQVLQGPDGRDAATEGAPLLDFSALPEGALRGARIGVIREHYWQFLTPGERERLESVLETLRDAGAEVVDPAPLASVSALEGWHSEVLVYEFKHDLNAYLAGVQHGPRSLSEVIEAGDADPARLQKYGQTLLFAAQGTRGDLSERGYTAAREHDLRWSRDEGLDPLFSGSDALPSLDAVLFPKYLGAAVGAKAGYPSVSVPVGLVDGLPLGVQLCGPAWSDVRLLALAADLHQRLGGFVPAPDADA